A portion of the Bactrocera neohumeralis isolate Rockhampton chromosome 2, APGP_CSIRO_Bneo_wtdbg2-racon-allhic-juicebox.fasta_v2, whole genome shotgun sequence genome contains these proteins:
- the LOC126753862 gene encoding AT-rich interactive domain-containing protein 2 produces the protein MSVQESLKGSVLVGNDANNAPATIANAVPNACPANNGTPLRIKSFHIMGTPATNIDAAVSVNPINTPNNILPKGKTLPKAPDEFYRDLQQFHERRATPIMYTPKISGREIDLHRLYSEVTERGGFNKVNQRDEWDEVLPVLEIRDKCVNATAAVKYIYRRCLEKYERQNFFGEDPDKMEALESADAMEGGGRSRSRYPASIYSSNNVNTNVNAVPMAYNYRQHIVNMDRRRTYKFSTDLHKPSPYEKLMLSLISPLPNEQDFAINVCSLMSNENKHTLKLNEYPKLLDVLLAHTGVFPDYTLRKLFQHVYTQVREHSLFKFWRDLLRDKPQILDLYSDEQAMRDAGLINEEDTEKVKKIDDDMDLDFLNLGPGEGTQEYVGQRVQQIVAIFRNLSFFEENINVFAKNRSFMRFIVMGANIRWGNLHNQILDIAGNIATEIELLDPSTDDVSRNLLVTLCDGIESMDRGVIINSLETLYKLCQTDGNEEHINKCLNLKFYESICQFLCLNDIMLLIFTLETIYALTSLGTRSCHLIMQVRGIVDQLVSLVTVEAQSYGPDGCILMRVVETVPGNMLPMVAQNIANLQNVAVLQKPPHVLVPTSQLPAPQAPVPMQVMSTQMQPSHPQLTTVKVPQVGTDSSQNPQSMLVDQTTTMQTATTVQQQEASTVQQNVTNIAQVPTGPTQNFTHEDEQYALAWLGATFERVTTSDSHVEQQELYRMYLAHCQKFGKHSVVNHLQFPRLVRLIYTNNVGPMSARRSDGTELSGFYYVGIRLRAQPLPIQSTKLPQNQTPTAGTTPARKLKKKPKLQHEPDVTSADVTTPTLTSTNITTSAIQELSDSQPKIVEETTTSTASSETTSTSSTGDTTLLVVPTSTCSTSPSLSLQNSSDSAVQPSSSLIKSLLASKVTQRQQKNQKEINTGANSSQMSSITSTNGSVNALTQQPIKVASTAISALVNNPLMQNTPVKVGQTTIKPLNPQVPLEKMPLLESTPPPLAPLSGNNVAKDASGRPVIIANQMLVEILDKKGGEPPMPSTIIKRKMEEGSEPAKRIALEPINSKEDPQVTPSKNAANLYAEMAASILEDEDLEDIPPLPAATTTSSTSTISTQSKLNESIQQQQMLIPAKIQQANLPGVQRQLVFQSSQPPQLKLTAHGGVAPSNQLPTAMATIKTDQGLQTVPVILQQKPLEQAQPQQLIQQVITQNIPQAAPQQQPTQYVLATNQQGQTYLVAQQPQPQPPPPQQTVLVTQTPQQQSAGTKTIIILQQQTMPGQQTHPPQPQLITGGSPKMIMRTPQGQVLVAQRPQPSLPASTTQQYFINPQTGTATHIHVPVTGSAITANVSSSNQFLQRNQILSTSQATTIAPTQTSSGQISPSLLSQLNHIPATIKLHQPQMPTTTVPSVNQHQPATISRIGKTVSIVQSTPGLTVSPSPIQIPQLQQHQSIIQQHIISGPSEKRQMILGGRAIEIKETVITQAPPPAQQSQLNSQTIITKQVLPQQQQQQTPQQIQPIRTVVEQQQHPSIIQQKLCLQQQPQKAGEQTNIMHSSLPIKSPTASQSVVQQSASQSPQSSSNVTVVQQIKAHTQQQIAPSVVNNKMVASEPPPLTQTARTTNTNQPQPKEVSKPNEVSNNSGNTTTTVATVTPTAQAVSTSSTTPPATTAQTPLPKPTLPMPQLPQVQLPPGVAAAAAANATPPLDPNWLYVCDWRNCPRRKYKSSNDLQHHAFTVHCPDHLDPAAEIFCQWGVGPGLCDGIPRKRYSLMTHIIDRHLTPDCLHAAAQRRVATGTVNLQPTQSPVTIVRNVEAAQAQAQRNNTASPAPSTSSSSSGSQLYGIGVATSSAMNAIKRHTADYVKEVMDENEGPVTKSIRLTAALILRNLVTYTSTAKRNLRRYEPHLSNIALSNVESSGAISHILFELNN, from the exons ATGTCTGTACAAGAATCGTTGAAAGGTTCAGTGCTTGTAGGGAATGACGCCAACAACGCACCGGCAACAATTGCAAATGCAGTCCCAAATGCATGTCCTGCTAATAATGGAACACCTTTACgtataaaaagttttcatataatGGGTACACCAGCAACAAATATTGATGCAGCTGTGTCAGTAAATCCAATTAATACCCCTAATAACATACTTCCCAAGGGGAAAACTTTACCCAAAGCTCCAGACGAATTTTATCGTGACCTACAACAATTTCATGAGAGGCGTGC tacacCAATTATGTACACGCCGAAAATTAGTGGGCGTGAAATAGATCTCCATCGACTTTACAGTGAAGTGACTGAACGCGGTGGTTTCAACAAGGTGAATCAAAGAGATGAATGGGATGAAGTCTTGCCAGTATTAGAAATTCGCGATAAATGCGTAAATGCTACTGCCGCAGTgaagtatatatacagacggtgTCTGGAAAAATATGAGAGGCAGAACTTTTTCGGCGAAGATCCAGATAAAATGGAAGCACTAGAATCTGCAGATGCGATGGAAGGTGGTGGTCGTTCACGAAGTCGTTATCCGGCGTCTATTTATTCAAGCAATAACGTTAATACCAACGTCAATGCAGTTCCAATGGCTTACAATTACAGGCAACATATTGTTAATATGGATAGACGTCGTACTTATAAATTCTCTACCGATCTTCATAAACCGTCACCTTATGAGAAGCTTATGCTTTCTCTAATTTCACCGCTTCCTAATGAGCAAGATTTTGCAATAAATGTTTGCTCATTAatgtcaaatgaaaataaacacacacTAAAGCTGAACGAATATCCAAAACTTTTGGATGTGCTTCTGGCTCATACGGGAGTGTTTCCAGATTACACTTTGCGCAAATTGTTTCAACATGTATACACACAAGTACGCGAGCAttcacttttcaaattttggcGCGACTTATTACGTGACAAACCACAAATTTTAGATTTGTATTCTGATGAACAAGCAATGCGTGATGCTGGACTAATAAATGAAGAAGATACcgaaaaggtaaaaaaaattgacGACGATATGGATTTGGATTTCTTAAATTTGGGACCCGGTGAAGGCACACAAGAGTATGTAGGTCAACGTGTCCAGCAAATTGTTGCAATATTTCGAAATCTTAGCTTTTTTGAGGAAAATATCAATGTATTTGCAAAAAATCGATCATTTATGCGTTTCATAGTGATGGGTGCCAATATACGCTGGGGTAATTTACATAACCAGATATTGGATATAGCCGGCAATATCGCCACTGAAATAGAACTGTTAGATCCATCGACGGACGACGTCTCGCGCAATTTATTAGTTACACTCTGTGATGGCATTGAAAGTATGGATCGCGGTGTAATCATAAACAGTTTGGAGACACTTTACAAACTCTGTCAAACCGATGGCAATGAGGAGCACATTAACAAGTGTTTAAATCTTAAGTTTTATGAAAGCATTTGTCAATTTCTTTGTTTAAATGATATCAtgcttttaatatttacacTTGAAACGATATACGCGCTAACTTCATTGGGGACACGGTCATGTCATCTTATAATGCAGGTACGAGGTATTGTAGACCAGTTAGTGTCTTTGGTCACTGTCGAAGCCCAATCATATGGGCCAGATGGTTGTATTTTGATGCGAGTTGTAGAAACAGTGCCAGGTAATATGTTGCCAATGGTTGCTCAAAACATCGCGAATCTGCAAAATGTCGCAGTTTTACAGAAACCACCACATGTGCTTGTGCCAACATCTCAATTGCCAGCACCGCAAGCACCCGTACCTATGCAAGTGATGTCAACACAAATGCAACCTTCACATCCGCAACTGACTACTGTGAAAGTGCCACAAGTTGGAACTGATTCCTCCCAAAATCCACAATCCATGTTGGTGGATCAGACAACTACGATGCAAACAGCAACGACTGTACAGCAACAGGAAGCATCGACTGTACAGCAGAACGTAACGAATATAGCTCAAGTACCAACTGGTCCGACCCAAAATTTTACACACGAGGACGAACAATATGCTTTGGCATGGCTAGGCGCTACTTTTGAGCGAGTAACAACATCAGATAGTCACGTGGAGCAACAAGAACTCTATCGCATGTACTTAGCTCATTGCCAGAAGTTCGGTAAACACTCTGTTGTTAATCATTTACAATTTCCTCGTCTTGTACGCTTGATATATACGAACAATGTGGGTCCCATGTCGGCGCGTCGTAGTGATGGTACGGAATTGTCAGGTTTTTACTACGTTGGTATACGATTGCGCGCTCAGCCATTACCAATACAATCCACCAAGTTACCTCAAAATCAGACTCCAACGGCTGGAACAACGCCTGCACGCAAACTGAAGAAAAAACCCAAATTGCAACATGAACCCGATGTTACATCTGCGGATGTTACAACTCCTACACTGACTTCGACTAATATAACCACATCAGCTATCCAAGAGCTATCTGATTCCCAACCTAAAATTGTTGAAGAAACTACTACATCTACTGCATCGTCTGAAACCACATCCACCAGCTCAACTGGGGACACAACTTTGTTAGTAGTGCCGACATCAACTTGTTCTACATCACCATCGTTGTCTTTGCAAAACTCCTCAGATTCAGCAGTGCAACCTTCTTCTTCACTGATTAAAAGTTTATTGGCCAGCAAGGTGACACAACGTCAGCAAAAAAATCAGAAGGAAATAAATACTGGCGCCAACAGTAGCCAGATGTCGTCGATTACTTCGACAAATGGCTCAGTGAACGCTCTTACGCAACAACCAATAAAAGTTGCCAGTACGGCTATTAGCGCTTTAGTGAATAATCCTCTAATGCAGAATACTCCCGTGAAAGTTGGGCAGACTACCATTAAGCCGCTGAATCCCCAAGTGCCCTTGGAAAAAATGCCATTGCTTGAATCAACACCACCACCATTGGCACCACTTAGTGGCAATAATGTTGCAAAGGATGCAAGTGGACGTCCAGTAATTATTGCCAATCAAATGCTGGTAGAAATACTTGATAAAAAAGGTGGAGAACCACCAATGCCCAGCACAATTATTAAACGTAAAATGGAGGAGGGTTCAGAACCAGCAAAACGAATAGCTTTGGAACCTATAAACTCCAAAGAGGATCCCCAAGTAACACCATCAAAGAACGCCGCTAATTTATACGCAGAGATGGCTGCGTCCATATTAGAAGACGAGGATTTAGAAGACATACCACCACTACCAGCTGCAACAACGACTTCATCAACATCTACTATCTCAACGCAATCAAAATTGAATGAATCTATTCAACAGCAACAAATGCTAATTCCAGCCAAAATTCAACAGGCTAACCTGCCAGGTGTTCAGCGTCAGCTAGTCTTTCAATCAAGTCAGCCACCTCAGTTAAAGCTGACCGCCCACGGCGGTGTTGCGCCTTCTAATCAGCTGCCCACAGCTATGGCCACCATAAAAACAGATCAAGGATTACAAACAGTACCGgttattttacaacaaaagccACTAGAACAGGCACAACCCCAACAGTTGATACAGCAAGTAATCACACAAAATATACCGCAAGCAGCACCGCAGCAACAACCAACTCAGTATGTGCTTGCCACAAATCAACAAGGTCAGACATATCTTGTGGCACAACAACCGCAGCCACAACCACCACCGCCACAACAAACGGTGTTAGTCACTCAAACGCCGCAACAACAATCGGCtggtacaaaaacaattattattctTCAGCAGCAAACGATGCCCGGTCAGCAAACACATCCTCCGCAACCGCAGCTCATAACAGGTGGTTCACCAAAGATGATCATGAGAACGCCACAGGGTCAAGTGTTAGTAGCACAGCGCCCTCAACCGTCGCTGCCCGCATCAACAACACAGCAGTATTTCATAAATCCACAAACGGGCACTGCCACACATATTCATGTCCCGGTTACCGGTAGTGCCATTACTGCCAATGTTTCGAGCAGTAATCAGTTTCTACAACGCAATCAAATATTGTCAACCTCTCAAGCAACTACTATCGCCCCAACGCAAACGAGCTCTGGACAGATTTCACCGTCGTTACTTTCACAGCTGAACCACATTCCAGCTACGATTAAACTTCATCAACCACAGATGCCGACAACAACTGTACCCTCAGTAAATCAACACCAGCCAGCAACCATTTCGCGTATAGGTAAAACAGTTTCCATTGTGCAGTCTACACCAGGCTTAACAGTATCACCTTCGCCCATACAAATACCGCAATTGCAACAGCATCAATCTATTATACAACAACACATAATATCCGGACCATCGGAAAAACGTCAAATGATACTTGGTGGACGAGCTATTGAAATTAAGGAGACAGTAATTACGCAAGCACCACCACCTGCGCAACAGAGTCAATTGAACTCTCAAACGATTATAACGAAACAAGtactaccacaacaacaacagcaacagacGCCACAACAAATCCAACCAATACGCACAGTTGTTGAACAACAGCAGCATCCATCAATTATTCAACAGAAGTTGTGTTTGCAACAACAGCCACAAAAG gCTGGTGAACAAACCAATATAATGCACTCTTCTTTGCCAATCAAATCTCCGACTGCATCTCAAAGTGTCGTCCAACAATCAGCATCACAGTCGCCGCAATCATCCAGTAATGTAACTGTTGTGCAACAAATCAAAGCGCACACACAACAGCAAATTGCACCATCAGTTGTTAACAATAAAATGGTTGCTTCGGAGCCACCCCCTCTAACTCAGACTGCACGCACAACCAATACTAACCAACCGCAACCAAAGGAAGTTTCCAAACCCAATGAAGTATCAAATAATTCTGGCAATACAACAACCACAGTGGCAACAGTTACACCAACAGCACAAGCTGTGTCAACTTCAAGTACAACACCACCAGCAACCACTGCTCAAACGCCATTGCCGAAACCCACACTTCCGATGCCCCAACTGCCGCAAGTTCAGTTGCCACCTGGTGTGGCAGCGGCCGCTGCAGCCAATGCAACACCACCTTTAGATCCCAACTGGTTATATGTTTGCGATTGGCGCAACTGTCCGCGCCGTAAATACAAATCTAGTAATGATTTGCAGCATCATGCCTTTACAGTGCATTGCCCGGATCATCTGGATCCGGCTGCGGAAATTTTCTGCCAGTGGGGTGTGGGTCCAGGTCTTTGCGATGGCATACCACGCAAACGTTATTCACTTATGACACACATAATAGATCGTCACTTAACGCCCGATTGTTTACATGCCGCTGCTCAACGACGAGTAGCAACAGGCACAGTCAATTTGCAGCCGACTCAATCACCGGTAACTATAGTTCGGAATGTTGAGGCGGCACAAGCGCAGGCGCAACGTAACAATACCGCCTCGCCGGCGCCATCGACATCATCGTCCTCATCTGGTTCACAACTGTATGGAATCGGAGTCGCCACTAGTTCAGCTATGAATGCTATCAAGCGGCATACAGCGGATTACGTCAAGGAGGTAATGGATGAAAATGAAGGTCCGGTAACGAAAAGCATAAGGTTAACCGCCGCATTGATATTAAGAAATTTGGTTACCTATACCAGCACAGCGAAGCGCAATTTACGGCGTTATGAACCGCATCTATCCAATATAGCGTTGAGTAATGTGGAGTCAAGTGGCGCGATTTCGCACATTCTTTTCGAGTTAAATAATTaa